TTAGAAGCGTGGCGTATTTCCACAGCAAATGCCATGGGTACGGTTGTGCTGTTTCATGGCTATACCAGTAAAAAGTCAGATCTTTTGGACAAAGCCTTGTTTTTTCACGATCAAGGCTATGATGTTTTGTTGGTAGATTTCTCTGGCTCTGGTGGTTCAACTGGCTCCAAAACGAGCATTGGCTATCATGAAGCCGATGAGGTGACCGCTGTTTATCGGTACTTATTGGCTTTGGGTGAGGAACATATTTTGTTGTTTGGGACGTCTATGGGCGCTGTTGCCATCCTAAAAGCCATGTCATCGGAAGCCTTTAGGATGGTAGGAATACCACCGCAAGCCTTGATTTTGGAGTGTCCGTTTGGCTCCATGTACCGTGCCGTAGCCAATAGGTTTGACAATATTGGCCTCCCCGCATTCCCAATTGCTGGCCTTATGGTTTTCTGGGGTGGTGTTCAGAACGGATTTTGGGCATTCCGTCACCGTCCTACCGATTATGCCAAAAAAATCTCTCAGCCCACCTTGGTGATTTGGGGAGCAAAAGACCCACATGTTCGACGAGAAGAAGTGGAAGCAGTCTATAACAATTTGAAGGGGCCTAAGTCCTTGTGCTGCTTGACCAATGCCGCACATTCGGATTTTATGGAGGCCGACGGTACGCACTGGCGAGATGCGGTGACAAACTTTCTGATCGAACAAGCGATCATCGCCGTAAATAAAAAAGGTGAAAAAAGCCTCGAAATGCTTGATTCCACTGGTGAAATTCACGATGTTGCCGATGCAAATACTTCATCACCATAGATTATAGTAGAGGTACAATGAAAAAACTTTTTTTAATCTGGCTTACTTTGTTGGGTACACCGATCGTTTGGGCGCAGACAGCCCCTAAAATCCCCTCCTTCAAAATTTTAAAAATGGCGACCATTGCCGCAGAGGAAAAGGATGCGTTCGACGAATTGCTCACGGAAGTGCGAAGCCCGCAAATTCAAACGCCAGAAGCAATGTTGCGGTCGCTTAGTTTAGAGGGCAACAAACCCCTCGTATGGTGCGCAGCACCTACGGAAAACGGAAAAATACAAACTTGTACCTTCCGTATCGAAGGTTTAGAGGATGATAGCGTTGTCGGAGAGGTTAAAAAAATCCGTTTCAGACTAATCAGCCGTGTTTGGGTAGCGGAAAAAGTAGAAACCGCTTGGCGTTGCGCAGAAGGCAGGGGGAAATCCGACGCTTATCACACCACAAATTGCCAGTAATTCGGCCAATTGAATAACCCCAATCGCTTTCGTGGTTGGGGTTATTGCGCTATCTTTGAAGTTTAAAGTTCATCATGGTCAATTCGTGATGAGAATCCAAATGCTTCACGATCATAGCCCTACGTGCGAAATGCTTGATAATTTTATTCATGTAAACGCTTTGGAAGTAGTAAAAACGCTTCCAGACAATTCTGTGGATTAGAATTTGCCGACCCACCCATACAACATTGGTAAAAGTTTCAAGGAACACATTAAAAAATGGAAAACAGAAGAAGAATATCGTGAATGGTGTTACAAGTGGCTTGATTTGTGTATTCAAAAATTCAATCATAACGGTGGTTTATATGTAATGTAGCAAGACAGTTTAAGACACCTTTTCAATATTTACTTTCACAAAAAATAAACATATTTTCTTGGCTTGTATGGTATTACGACAGTTCAGGAGTTCAAGCCAAAGAATACCAATGTATGGGTCAATTTAATTTTGTGTAAAAGACAAGAATTACTACACGTTAAACACAAATAAACAGCGCATCGTGGTGATAGTTTGCTTAACGCATGTCTTACGATGTTTACAGAACCGTGATTTGTTCAAATAGACCAAAATTCCCAATCTATCCGCACGAAGAAACTTAAATTAACCCCAATATACCCAATAATTTTGATTTAACATGTTTGCAAAAGAAGGTTATGGCATTATTGCCCGTGCGGCATTGCTCGCACTCTGTTTTGTATTGGCTGGCCTCTGGCTTGGAGGAATGGTATCCCTTGTCTTTTTCGGACTTGCGCTGTTTTCGATCCTATTTACCCTTTATTTCTTTCGAGACCCCAAACGCATTCCGCCAAAAGAAGCGGCGGAAGGTTTTTTATTGCTTTCACCTGCCGATGGCAAAATTGTGGTGGACGAAGTGGTTCACGAACCATTGTATCTCAAAGGCGAGGCACGGCAGATATCCATCTTTCTTTCGCCCTTAGACGTGCATGTGAACCGCTCGCCAGTCAAAGGTGTTGTGGAGTTCGATCAATATGTGCCGGGAGAATATTTGGTGGCTTGGGAGCCAAAAGCCAGTGAACGGAACGAGCGCTCCCAAATTGGGGTACTGCATCCAAGTGGCCGTAAGTTCTTGTTTAAACAAATCGCGGGCTTTGTTGCCCGAAGAATTGAGTACCATATTCACCCTGGAGACCACGTTGAGGCAGGAGAACGCTTTGGCATCGTTAAGTTTGGTTCGAGAATGGACATTCTTATGCCCTTAGATGTAGTGGTGGACGTAAAAATGGGACAACACGTCTATGCCGGAACCACGATCCTTGGTCGTATTCCCCAATCTTAGGAGAACATTATGCCCCAAAGCCGATTTCGGAGGCGGTTTCAGCAAAATCGTAAGAAGCCGCAATTCAGACAACGGATTGTAATCTACCGCGAAAAACGTTCTGGGCGTCCTCGAAGACACATTCCGCGCACTGTTGCACCTTCGTCTTTAACCCTGATGAACTTGTTTTGCGGGTTTTTGGCTATTGTGCAGGTTCACGAGAACAACCTTTTGGCCGCTTGTTGGCTGATTATCATGGCGGGTTTATTTGACTTATTTGATGGCATGGTTGCACGGATGGCTAATGCCACGAGTGATTTTGGCATTGAGTTGGACTCTTTGGCAGATGTGGTGTCCTTCGGTGCAGCCCCCGCTTTTTTGGTATATGTGTTCGATTTGCACACGCTTGGGCTGGTGGGGCTACTTGTTGCAGCACTTCCGGCATTGGGCGGGGCAATACGGCTGGCACGTTTTAACACCAACGCCTCTTCCGACAAAAGCTTCTTCTTTTCGGGCTTGCCCATTCCTGCACAAGCACTGGCATTGGTTGCCTTCATTTTGGCCTTTCACGACTTTAGCTTTGCGCCCTATTTTGAATTTGGGCGGAAGTCGGTCTTGGTTCCGTTGGTCGTGACTTTATCCCTGTTTATGGTCAGCACCATCCGGTTTGCCTCTATGCCAAAGCCTACGGTTTCCTCGTTTAAGGCTCATCCTTGGTTATGGGCGGGCTATGGGATTTGTTTTCTTTTGATCTTGTTTTTACAAGACATTGGTATATTTTTATCTATCCTGCTCTATCTCTTGGCAAATCTTATTTATGCCTTGCTTACACTTGTCCGAACGCTTTGGGCAGAGACAGAACCCGAAATCACACGTTAATGTTAACTCTTATGACGTTTAAAGCCATTGTCACTGTTACCCTGCGTCCTTCTATATTGGATACACAAGGAAAGGCCGTAGAACATGCCTTAGAACAATTGGGGTATCAGCAAATTTCCCAAGTTCGCATTGGGAAACACATAGAACTGACCGTAGAAGCGGATACGGCCTTAGATGCAGAACTACAAGTGCGGAATGCCGCCGAGAAACTGCTTGCAAACCCCGTGATGGAAAACTACACGGTTGTTTTACAGCCTATCTAATCACCATGAAAACACCCTCTCATCTGCTACTTGTAACTTCTGAAGCCGCCAGCCCATTAGAGGAAGTCTTGGAATTGACCGAAGTTCGCATGGATAGGCCGTGGCGGGTCATCTTGTATAATGATGACGTCCATACGTTTGATGAAGTGATTTATCAACTCCAGTTGGCTACGGGTTGTTCAAGGGAACAGGCGGAAAAATTTGCATGGGAGACCCACACCAAAGGAAAAGCCAAGGTTTATGAAGGTGAATTTGAAGACTGTTTTCGCGTACAAATGATCCTGAAAGAGATTGAGCTGATTACCGAAATTCAGGGGTAAGGCTTAACCATCAAATCGGATGCAAGCGGAGCCTAAGTACAGTACATCGCCGGGTTCTAAGGCAACGGACTGCCCAGTGGCCAGTTTCCTGCTGGAGGTATAGCCTGTTCGGAAGAAATTTGTTGTGCCTTTCTCGTTGTAATAAACAAACTTACTTTTTTTGTTATCGAACTGGATTTTCCCGTGCATACGCGAAACCGTATCGTTTATAGACCGGTTCGGGTCGCTCATCGGTAAGCTATTCGGATCTATAAAGTAAATTTGATTTTCGCGCGAAAGGTGTCCCCGTTGGTTGGTGATTTCTCCGAGACGTCCGATGTTATACGCTTGGTTGGTTTGGAGTTTATAGACGGATTGGCTTGTAAGTCCTTTAATAACCGTCACTGTACCAACCATGGTGGCTGCCGTTCTTTTGGCCAATTCAACATATACTTTTGTTTCTGTAAAGGCATCTGCAATTTTGGCCGGAACTTCTGGATAAATAAGTACATCCACCTGAAAATCTTCTGGTAAATTAAATCGTCCAGAGATTAATTTTTCCAAGACGGCATCTTGTAGTGAAGGAGAAAGGTCGGAGATGGCCGCCACAAATTTTTGTTGCTCTTGAGGTGTCTCGGCCACAATATGGATCAAGGCCAAATTATAAGGCAAGATCACCCCGCGTCGGCGGTGCGGGCGTAAGGTTTGCTCAACCAATTCCACCATTTCGTACCGAATTTCGAGCGTGGATTTTTCTTGGGGGATCAGGTTTTCGATGGCCTCTACAACTTCTTTGGGCTTGCTGAGTTTGCCAAAAATTCGCTTAAACAAAGAACCACCCTCATTGGCCTCGCCATCTTGCCCCACGACAGCCGTTTCTACGCCTTGTTTTTGAGGCTCCGGCGTGGGTGTCGTCTGCGGTTTCGGTTCTTCCGCCTTAAGTTCGTCCGTAGGAGGTTCCTGTGCCGGATTCAGAACCAACGTCTCTGGTTCTTCCTCCAAGGGCATCACTGGTTGTGGATTCTGCTCGTTAATCTTCATAACAATACACACGT
The Rhodothermia bacterium DNA segment above includes these coding regions:
- a CDS encoding alpha/beta fold hydrolase, which gives rise to METPTTPPASVGKYVRNVALALGAATVAAVNALAFRHAHLLTRYVDAPRGLKKHPSELSSSERFQAALKGVGNPRPQNDQLPNLPYETIEIKGFGHTLEAWRISTANAMGTVVLFHGYTSKKSDLLDKALFFHDQGYDVLLVDFSGSGGSTGSKTSIGYHEADEVTAVYRYLLALGEEHILLFGTSMGAVAILKAMSSEAFRMVGIPPQALILECPFGSMYRAVANRFDNIGLPAFPIAGLMVFWGGVQNGFWAFRHRPTDYAKKISQPTLVIWGAKDPHVRREEVEAVYNNLKGPKSLCCLTNAAHSDFMEADGTHWRDAVTNFLIEQAIIAVNKKGEKSLEMLDSTGEIHDVADANTSSP
- the pssA gene encoding CDP-diacylglycerol--serine O-phosphatidyltransferase, whose translation is MNLFCGFLAIVQVHENNLLAACWLIIMAGLFDLFDGMVARMANATSDFGIELDSLADVVSFGAAPAFLVYVFDLHTLGLVGLLVAALPALGGAIRLARFNTNASSDKSFFFSGLPIPAQALALVAFILAFHDFSFAPYFEFGRKSVLVPLVVTLSLFMVSTIRFASMPKPTVSSFKAHPWLWAGYGICFLLILFLQDIGIFLSILLYLLANLIYALLTLVRTLWAETEPEITR
- a CDS encoding ATP-dependent Clp protease adaptor ClpS; its protein translation is MKTPSHLLLVTSEAASPLEEVLELTEVRMDRPWRVILYNDDVHTFDEVIYQLQLATGCSREQAEKFAWETHTKGKAKVYEGEFEDCFRVQMILKEIELITEIQG
- a CDS encoding phosphatidylserine decarboxylase family protein; the encoded protein is MFAKEGYGIIARAALLALCFVLAGLWLGGMVSLVFFGLALFSILFTLYFFRDPKRIPPKEAAEGFLLLSPADGKIVVDEVVHEPLYLKGEARQISIFLSPLDVHVNRSPVKGVVEFDQYVPGEYLVAWEPKASERNERSQIGVLHPSGRKFLFKQIAGFVARRIEYHIHPGDHVEAGERFGIVKFGSRMDILMPLDVVVDVKMGQHVYAGTTILGRIPQS
- the purS gene encoding phosphoribosylformylglycinamidine synthase subunit PurS, which translates into the protein MTFKAIVTVTLRPSILDTQGKAVEHALEQLGYQQISQVRIGKHIELTVEADTALDAELQVRNAAEKLLANPVMENYTVVLQPI